From Desmodus rotundus isolate HL8 chromosome 10, HLdesRot8A.1, whole genome shotgun sequence, one genomic window encodes:
- the RHOU gene encoding rho-related GTP-binding protein RhoU has protein sequence MPPQQGDPAFPGRCEAPPVPPRRERGGRGGRGPGAPGGRGRAGGAEGRGIKCVLVGDGAVGKTSLVVSYTTNGYPTEYIPTAFDNFSAVVSVDGRPVRLQLCDTAGQDEFDRLRPLCYTNTDIFLLCFSVVSPSSFQNVVEKWVPEIRRHCPKAPIILVGTQSDLREDVKVLIELDKCKEKPVPEDAAKLCAEEIKAASYIECSALTQKNLKEVFDAAIVAGIQYSDTQQQPKKSKSRTPDKMKNLSKSWWKKYCCFV, from the exons ATGCCCCCACAGCAGGGAGACCCCGCATTCCCCGGCCGCTGCGAGGCGCCGCCTGTGCCGCCCCGCCGGGAGCGCGGGGGGCGTGGGGGGCGCGGGCCCGGGGCGCCGGGGGGCCGGGGGCGCGCGGGCGGCGCGGAAGGGCGCGGCATCAAGTGCGTGCTGGTCGGCGACGGCGCCGTGGGCAAGACCAGCCTGGTGGTGAGCTATACCACCAACGGCTACCCCACCGAGTACATCCCCACCGCCTTCGACAACTTCTCGG CTGTGGTGTCTGTGGATGGGCGGCCGGTGAGACTCCAGCTCTGTGACACCGCAGGACAG GATGAGTTTGACAGACTCAGGCCTCTCTGCTACACCAACACGGACATCTTCCTGCTGTGCTTCAGTGTGGTCAGCCCCTCCTCCTTCCAGAACGTCGTGGAGAAGTGGGTGCCCGAGATTCGGCGCCACTGCCCCAAAGCCCCCATCATCCTCGTCGGAACTCAGTCGGATCTCAGAGAAGATGTCAAAGTCCTCATCGAGCTGGACAAGTGCAAAGAGAAACCAGTGCCCGAAGACGCGGCAAAGTTGTGTGCCGAGGAGATCAAAGCCGCCTCCTACATCGAGTGCTCGGCCTTGACTCAGAAAAACCTCAAAGAGGTCTTTGACGCGGCCATCGTCGCTGGCATTCAGTACTCGGACACACAGCAACAGCCAAAGAAGTCCAAAAGCAGGACTCCGGACAAAATGAAAAACCTCTCCAAGTCCTGGTGGAAGAAGTATTGCTGTTTCGTATGA